Proteins co-encoded in one Rhopalosiphum maidis isolate BTI-1 chromosome 2, ASM367621v3, whole genome shotgun sequence genomic window:
- the LOC113554950 gene encoding vesicular glutamate transporter 1-like, with amino-acid sequence MAPTLPEWASIVKNKVLRIFQDSNQQQYDEFEFANKSHLEKSSIPYTEDYSGSGEFGLQSPTESLSSPVRPPLRHIDKYIKPEIPNLSKRYTIAILTCVGFMISFGMRCNMSMAKLKFHIGSDDDDVASQNITTTTAHTPLGNTPIHERPINWSLGSFVAIEMSFFCGYLITQVPGGFLASMYPANRVFGIAIAMSSCLNLLVPSATEIEKSLYVIIIRMCQGLVEGVTYPACHGIWRHWAPPLERSRLATIALCGSYAGVVVGMPLSGTLIDWFSWEAPFYVYGVLGLIWYVFWLWLCFEKPSLHPTISARELNYIESSLGAAKQSAAPTILNTPWKEFFTSMPVYAIIVANFCRSWNFYLLVLFQASYLHSFNFEVSATGYIGALPHLLMTIVVPLGGLLADHIRKNGILSTTAVRKIFNCGGFGMEATFFLVLANARTPLMATIALTCGVAFSGFAISGFNVNHLDIAPRYASILMGISNGIGTIAGLLCPIAINIIIRHKTRQSWSEVFILAAVIHYIGVIFYGIFASGELQPWAEPKVEEDQQMDEVNVDKKNKLSSYGSVEQSSGKGFVNAGLNTKSSVGDTEPAPPTDNPTNPFLAKPAVATVTTNPFVTSE; translated from the exons ctcAAATCAACAACAATATGATGAGTTCGAATTCGCAAACAAATCACATTTAGAAAAGTCTTCCATTCC cTACACTGAAGATTATTCGGGTAGTGGTGAATTCGGTCTACAAAGTCCTACCGAGTCGTTGTCTTCGCCCGTTCGCCCACCACTCAGGCACAtcgataaatacattaaaccaGAAATACCGAATCTTAGCAAGAGATATACAATAGCTATACTAACATGCGtcg gTTTTATGATCTCATTTGGGATGCGGTGCAATATGTCAATGGCCAAACTGAAATTTCACATAGGATCCGAT GATGATGACGTCGCTAGTCAGAATATCACCACGACTACAGCGCACACGCCCTTGGGTAACACGCCTATTCACGAAAGGCCG ATCAACTGGTCCCTTGGATCGTTTGTCGCCATCGAAATGTCATTCTTTTGCGGATATCTCATCACTCAAGTGCCCGGTGGTTTTCTGGCGTCCATGTATCCGGCAAACAG AGTGTTCGGGATCGCTATTGCCATGTCGTCCTGTCTGAATTTGTTGGTGCCTTCGGCGACGGAGATCGAAAAATCTTTGTACGTAATAATCATCAGGATGTGTCAAGGATTGGTtgag GGTGTCACGTATCCGGCTTGTCACGGAATCTGGAGACACTGGGCACCGCCGTTGGAAAGATCGCGTCTGGCCACCATAGCCCTGTGCGGTTCGTACGCGGGCGTGGTGGTTGGCATGCCGCTGTCTGGTACACTGATCGACTGGTTCAGCTGGGAGGCACCGTTTTACGTATACG GAGTTTTGGGGTTGATATGGTATGTGTTCTGGCTGTGGTTATGCTTCGAGAAACCGAGCCTCCATCCCACCATATCGGCTAGAGAGTTAAACTACATCGAATCGTCGTTGGGCGCCGCCAAACAGTCTGCCGCTCCGACAATCCTTAACACACCTTGGAAAGAATTTTTCACCTCCATGCCCGTGTACGCCATTATAGTTGCTAACTTTTGCCGGTCGTGGAACTTTTACCTCCTCGTACTGTTCCAGGCGTCATACCTACACTCGTTCAATTTCGAAGTGTCTGCA ACTGGTTATATCGGCGCTCTACCCCATCTGCTGATGACCATAGTGGTACCACTCGGAGGTCTGCTGGCTGATCACATAAGGAAAAACGGTATCTTGTCCACGACTGCCGTTAGGAAGATTTTCAACTGCGGTGGTTTCGGCATGGAAGCCACGTTTTTCCTCGTGTTGGCCAACGCTCGCACACCACTTATGGCCACAATCGCTTTGACATGTGGTGTGGCGTTCAGCGGGTTCGCCATTTCCG GGTTCAACGTTAACCATTTGGACATTGCGCCAAGATATGCCAGTATACTGATGGGCATATCGAACGGAATCGGAACGATAGCCGGACTCCTGTGTCCGATTGCAATCAACATCATCATCAGACACAAg ACAAGGCAAAGCTGGAGTGAGGTTTTCATACTGGCAGCCGTCATTCACTACATTGGAGTgatattttatggtatattCGCCTCGGGAGAATTGCAACCATGGGCCGAACCCAAAGTGGAAGAAGATCAACAAATGGATGAG GTGAACGTCGACAAGAAAAATAAGCTATCGTCGTACGGTTCAGTCGAACAGTCGTCGGGCAAAGGGTTCGTGAACGCTGGCCTGAACACCAAGAGCAGCGTTGGCGATACCGAACCAGCGCCGCCAACCGACAACCCGACAAATCCGTTCCTGGCCAAGCCCGCCGTTGCCACCGTCACCACCAATCCGTTCGTCACGTCCGAATGA